The stretch of DNA GTTTTTAGAGCCAGGTATTGAACTTTTTAATGAACCAGTTTTTTACCCATTGGGTAAGCAGACAGTATGAAGTCAGGATACCTAAAAGCCAAGGAAAGTAGCTTAATGGTAAAGGTTGCATTTTCAATGCGGCTGCAAAAGGTGAAAATGGCAACAGAATTCCTATGAGCATAATCAGTGAAGTGAGTGCTACTACTGGAGCTGTAGCCCAACTTTGGATAAATGGAATTTTACGGGTTCTGATCATATGGATGATCAGGGTCTGTGATAGCAATCCTTCTACAAACCATCCGGTTTGGAATAAGGTCTGATGCTCTACCGTATTGGCTTTAAATACAAAGTACATCACTGCGAAAGTGGCAAAGTCGAAAATAGAACTGATAGGTCCTATAAAGAACATAAATTTTGCAACACCGCCTGCATCCCATTTTTTAGGAGTTTCCAGAAATTCTTCATCCATTCTGTCCCAGGGAATAGAAATCTGGGAGATATCATACAGTAAATTCTGGATCAACAGGTGTACAGGAAGCATGGGAAGGAAAGGCAGAAATGCACTGGCTCCTAACATACTGAACATATTTCCGAAGTTGCTGCTTGCTGTCATTTTGATGTATTTGATAATGTTTCCAAACGTTCTTCTTCCGTAGATCACTCCTTTTCTTAAGACCATAAGATCTTTTTCGAGGAGGATAATATCAGCACTTTCTTTGGCTACATCTACTGCCGTATCCACACTGATTCCTACATCGGATTCTCTCAGTGCAGCTGCATCGTTAATTCCGTCTCCCATAAAACCTACGGTATGTCCTTTACTTCGTAATACTTTAACTACTCTTACTTTTTGCAAAGGATTAAGTTTAGCAAATACGGATACAGTATCCATTTGTTCAGTTAAGACTTCATCAGACATTTCATCCAGATCTTTTCCATTAATGATCTGTTGGACAGGAATTCCGACATCTTTACAGATCTTTCGGGTAACCACTTCGTTATCTCCGGTGAGTACTTTTACATTGACACCGAGTTTTTGCAACGATTCTATCGCAGGTTTGGCTGATGGTTTTGCGGGGTCTAAAAATCCGATGAAGCCGGTTAACGTAAGATCTTTTTCACTTTCTAATGTATAAGTAAGTGGATGAGAAGCATCAAATTCCCTGATGGCAACAAGTATCACACGAAGCCCTTCTTCATTCATCTTTTTTGAGGTCTTCAGCACGATTTTACGCATGGCATCATCCATGGGTACCGTTTTATCATTTTCTATATGAAGATTTCTGTTGTCTCCCGGATCAAAAGTCCTGCTGCATAATTCCAGCATCTCTTCCACTGCTCCTTTACAAATAAGCAAATGGTTACCATTGTGCATTTTCAAAATCACAGACATTCTTCGGCGCTGAAAATCAAAAGGAATTTCATCTACTTTGAGGAATTTTTCCTCTACTTTAAGATAGTCATGAAGCTCAATATGTTCCAATACAGCTTTATCAAGAAGGTTTTTCAACCCTGTCTGATGGAAGCTGTTCAGGTAAGCCCATTTTAAAACTTCATCATCTTCTACTCCATGTACATTCAGATGTTTTTCAAGGACGATTTTATCCAACGTAAGGGTTCCTGTTTTATCTGTGCACAGAATATCCATTGCCCCAATATTCTGGATAGAATTAAGGCGCTTAACAATAACTTTACGCTTGCTCATATTAACAGCTCCTTTGGCAAGATTTGCTGTTACGATCATAGGGAGCATTTCAGGAGTTAATCCTACGGCAACGGCTATAGCAAATAATAAAGCTTCCAGCCAGTTACCTTTTAAGATTCCATTAACCAGGAATATAACAGGCACCATAACCAGCATAAACCGGATCAAAAGAAAACTTACCTTATTGATCCCTTTATCAAAGCTGGTTTCAGGACGCTCGCCGGTTATGGATTTGCTGATGCTTCCAAAATAGGTGTAACTTCCGGTGACAACAATGACCGCTGTTGCAGAACCGCTTACTACATTGGTTCCCATAAAGCATAAATTATTCAGCTCGATAACCGGCTTTTTCTCGGCATCACGAATGGGAAGATAATTTTTTTCTACGGGTAAGGCTTCACCCGTCAACATACTTTCGCTGATAAATAAATCTTTGCTTAGCATAATCCGGCAATCCGCTGGGATCATATCTCCCGCGGACAGGTAAACAATATCTCCGGGAACGAGTTCACTGATAGGAACTTCTTTTTTACCTTGAAATTTACGCAATACAGTAGCCGTCGTTTTTACCATACTTTTCAGTTTCTCAGCGGCACTATTGCTTCTGAATTCCTGGATAAAGCGTAATAACGTACTGATCAGGATCATGATCGAAACGACAATCACTGTTTTGAAATCACGTTCTTCTGCAGATGGAAGCCATACATCAATTATGAAAGAAACCGATGCAATAGCCAATAGTATATAAATGAATGGATTGGCAAAAGCTTTTATTAGCTGTACGTACCATTTGGGTGCTTTCTGATGCTGTATTTCGTTGAGTCCGAATTTTCCTTTTCGTTCCTCTGCTGTTAGTTCCGTTATTCCTTCCGGGCTTGTTTCCAGCATAGCATAGACAAATTTATCATCCTGGCTGGCTGCATTTTGCAGTTTGGTGGTGGTTCCTACATTCATTCCATCAGAATTGATGATTGAATGGAACGGGTTTTTGATTTTTTCTTTTAGCTTAATCATGACACCGTTTTTTATTTATTGGTTATAAGAACCGGAATGATCTGGATTCAGATGAATGTACGGACATCCGGTTTTTAAGGAATTTTTATATTGATAAAGGCTATGAAGAATAGATTTTGAAAGAAGGCTTACAGTTCTGATTGGGTACCGATAATCTCCCAGCTTACTTTGTGTACTTTTTCTTCAATAGTAAGACGGCTTGCAGTGCGTTCTATCAAGCTGTCCTGAGGTACTGCGGTTTTTATCACCGCAGTAATGACGACATTCTGGTCTACGTCATCACTTGATAAGGATTTTAGTAATAATTTTTCATCGTTACCCAGCATCTGCATAAGCAATACCCGGATATGATTCTCCACCTCTGCAGTACATTTGATAGTAAAGAGGTAATCAGTTGGATCACCATGTGATTTAACGAATGTAAATCTGTTAAGCTGAAGGCCAATAGGACGAAGGATAATATGGGTAAGCATAACGGTAGCAGTAACTACTGCGGCTTCAAGCTGTAGTCCCATCCCACTCAACGCACCTACTGCAGCTGAACACCAGATCGTAGCTGCTGTATTTAAACCTTGAACATTCAATCCGTCTTTCATGATAACTCCGGCACCGAGGAATCCAATGCCACTCACGATATAGGAAGCAATTCTGCCGGTAGCATCACCACCTATTTTAATGGAAAGAAGGATAAATGCAGTAGCGCCCAACGATACCAAAGTATTGGTACGAAGGCCTGCACTTTTCTGACGCCAATGTCTCTCAATGCCGATTGCTGAACCGAGCAGCATACCGGTAACCAGTCTGATTGTAAATTCCAAAATTCCCATATCTCCTCTCCTTTTATTTGCTGGCACAAAGGTCTCTACTATCTTCCGTAATCCCGGTTAGAGAAGCAGTAGAAAAAAATTAGAATTTTATTAGAATTTCAAAACGGATAGATAATCGTCAGAGCGGCTGTTTTTCATAATACAGACTGAAAGTCTACGATTGTAATTCAGAAGAAATAGGTATCGAGATCTATCAAATAACAGGTTTCTCGATCTGGGTTTTTATAAAAACCTACTCGGAATGAACAAACACTGATTACATTCACGATTTTGTAATTTAGCCTTTACAAATATCTGTGCCCATCTGAGTCATTTGTGGTAAAAAAACAACCACAAAAGGCACAAAAGTTTTTAAACACTTTAGTTGATTCAAGTTTCATTGATACTGCATAAAAGTTCACATAAGTTGAAAATCAAAGATTTTCAGAATACAGAGTAAATCTGCAAATGTAGTTTATAAGTAAAAAATAGGAAGAGATGTCTCCGGTGAACTACGTTCGCAAGACTTCATCCCATGTTCGAAATGACAAGCATTGTTACATTCACAATTTAGCAAATCAGCGATTTTGCCATTATGAGGATACGAGCTTACTGGAAATTATAAATGGGGTAATTCTACAGTGAAAGTGGTTCCTGTATTCTTTTGAGAAGTTACGGTTAATGTTCCCTTATGGAGATCCACTATTTTTTTCGTTAATGGAAGGCCAATACCGTTACCATCTGCAAATTCTTTATTTTCTCCTCTATGGAAAGGAAGAAAGATGGAATTCAGATCATTTTCGGGAATACCGATTCCCTCGTCTGTAAAGTTTAAAACAATAGTATCATTTCCGAAGATGATAGAAACCGTACTTTTATGATCTTCCGAGAATTTACATCCATTTTCAAAGAGATTAACGAACGCTACCTTCAAAAGATATTCATTTCCATAGACCAAAATCTGATTTTCTTTTTCAATATCTGACCGGAAATTAAGATCGATTTTATAGTCGTGATCATAATTCTGCACCTGTTGACGGGCATCCAGCAAAACTTCATCTATGCGAACAGGCTTAAATGATATTTCGGTAGGATCATAGCTGGCTTTGGCAAAATCTAGTAAGCTGTTGGATAAACGGGCCAGTTTTTTGGCATCATTTAAAGCATTGCTTATGACTACTTTATATTCTTCATTGGTTCTGTCTTTGTTAACAGATAGTTCAAGTTCAGTAATGATAGCTGCAAGAGGCGTTCTTAACTCGTGAGAAATATTGGATACAAAGCTTTTCTGGGAATCAAAGGAGTTTTCCAGACGGTTGAGCATATCATTGAATGTATTGGCCAGCTGGGATAGTTCATCTTTATTTCCGGTAGTTTCCAGACGCAAATCGAGATTGGTGGCGGAAATATTTCGTGCTTTTTCCGTCATCTCATTAACAGGCTGAAAAGCTTTTCTCGAAAAGATTCTTCCTGCCAGGAAAATGACGATCATGGAAAATATAAAAACAACGACCATTGTTTTTAGCAGGTTGTTAATTTTACTGTACCCGTACTGGTCAAAAGATGCTGCTGTAACAAGATATTTCTGGCCTTTATAGGGATAGACAACTCCGATTACCTGCCAGTCGTCCTGATAAAAGTCGATCTCTCCTTTTGAGTTGATGGTACCAAGCATTTTAGGAGTTTCTTTTACGAAATCAATATCTACAGCATCATGATATAGAAGTTTGTGATCAGTATTGTAAATTGCAACCTCCACTTCATTTAAAGTCTTCCGGTTGTTGTGGTAAATTTCCTGTAAAGTACGCTTATCCACCTGGGCATTTAAAAAGAGATTGGCTTTGGTGTAAGCTTCTTTTTTAAGGAGTGCATAGAATTCATTTTCACGGCTTTTGGTGGCAGAATAATAG from Chryseobacterium piperi encodes:
- a CDS encoding HAMP domain-containing sensor histidine kinase: MQIKTRLTILFTIIMATILMIFAFIIYYSATKSRENEFYALLKKEAYTKANLFLNAQVDKRTLQEIYHNNRKTLNEVEVAIYNTDHKLLYHDAVDIDFVKETPKMLGTINSKGEIDFYQDDWQVIGVVYPYKGQKYLVTAASFDQYGYSKINNLLKTMVVVFIFSMIVIFLAGRIFSRKAFQPVNEMTEKARNISATNLDLRLETTGNKDELSQLANTFNDMLNRLENSFDSQKSFVSNISHELRTPLAAIITELELSVNKDRTNEEYKVVISNALNDAKKLARLSNSLLDFAKASYDPTEISFKPVRIDEVLLDARQQVQNYDHDYKIDLNFRSDIEKENQILVYGNEYLLKVAFVNLFENGCKFSEDHKSTVSIIFGNDTIVLNFTDEGIGIPENDLNSIFLPFHRGENKEFADGNGIGLPLTKKIVDLHKGTLTVTSQKNTGTTFTVELPHL
- the mgtA gene encoding magnesium-translocating P-type ATPase, with the translated sequence MIKLKEKIKNPFHSIINSDGMNVGTTTKLQNAASQDDKFVYAMLETSPEGITELTAEERKGKFGLNEIQHQKAPKWYVQLIKAFANPFIYILLAIASVSFIIDVWLPSAEERDFKTVIVVSIMILISTLLRFIQEFRSNSAAEKLKSMVKTTATVLRKFQGKKEVPISELVPGDIVYLSAGDMIPADCRIMLSKDLFISESMLTGEALPVEKNYLPIRDAEKKPVIELNNLCFMGTNVVSGSATAVIVVTGSYTYFGSISKSITGERPETSFDKGINKVSFLLIRFMLVMVPVIFLVNGILKGNWLEALLFAIAVAVGLTPEMLPMIVTANLAKGAVNMSKRKVIVKRLNSIQNIGAMDILCTDKTGTLTLDKIVLEKHLNVHGVEDDEVLKWAYLNSFHQTGLKNLLDKAVLEHIELHDYLKVEEKFLKVDEIPFDFQRRRMSVILKMHNGNHLLICKGAVEEMLELCSRTFDPGDNRNLHIENDKTVPMDDAMRKIVLKTSKKMNEEGLRVILVAIREFDASHPLTYTLESEKDLTLTGFIGFLDPAKPSAKPAIESLQKLGVNVKVLTGDNEVVTRKICKDVGIPVQQIINGKDLDEMSDEVLTEQMDTVSVFAKLNPLQKVRVVKVLRSKGHTVGFMGDGINDAAALRESDVGISVDTAVDVAKESADIILLEKDLMVLRKGVIYGRRTFGNIIKYIKMTASSNFGNMFSMLGASAFLPFLPMLPVHLLIQNLLYDISQISIPWDRMDEEFLETPKKWDAGGVAKFMFFIGPISSIFDFATFAVMYFVFKANTVEHQTLFQTGWFVEGLLSQTLIIHMIRTRKIPFIQSWATAPVVALTSLIMLIGILLPFSPFAAALKMQPLPLSYFPWLLGILTSYCLLTQWVKNWFIKKFNTWL
- a CDS encoding MgtC/SapB family protein, coding for MGILEFTIRLVTGMLLGSAIGIERHWRQKSAGLRTNTLVSLGATAFILLSIKIGGDATGRIASYIVSGIGFLGAGVIMKDGLNVQGLNTAATIWCSAAVGALSGMGLQLEAAVVTATVMLTHIILRPIGLQLNRFTFVKSHGDPTDYLFTIKCTAEVENHIRVLLMQMLGNDEKLLLKSLSSDDVDQNVVITAVIKTAVPQDSLIERTASRLTIEEKVHKVSWEIIGTQSEL